From Pseudodesulfovibrio nedwellii:
GATGGACAAAATCCAAACAACGCACACACCGTGGTGCACACCATCAAATCCATTTGCACCTCTATCGGTGCCAGTAAGGCAACCAATGCCGCCGCCCAATTGGAAAGAGCGTGTCGGGATCAGAAAAAAATAACTGAGCATCTGGACGTATTTTTGAAAGAAATTGCCCATCTCATAAAAATTATGGACGATCACACATAGTGTGGCATATGCTTTTAAATAGTATACTTTTTATTCCCATGATCAAATAAAGAAAGAACAATTGAATGACATCAGCGCCTGATTAAAATTCTTCCCAAGGGAGAAATTTCATGGTCGAAAACATTTTTTCCGAATTAAGAAAATTCGTTGCTCCCGAATTCATTTTCGGGGCCGGAGCAGCCTCTCTGGCTGGGCAATACGCAGCCAACCTTTCCATCAAGAAACCTCTCGTTGTCACCGGACCACATCTCGACGCTCTTGGCATTTCCGGTCAGATAATCGACTCTCTCACAAAAGAAGGCGTCTCCAGCGTCCTGTTTTCAGGTGTCACCCCCAATCCCAGGGACGGAGAAGTCATGGCCGGGGCCGAAATATTCCTGATGAACGGATGCGATGCCATCGTGGCCGTAGGAGGGGGGTCGCCCATGGACTGTGCCAAAGCCATCGGCATTGTCTGTACCAATGACCGCCACGTTCTTGACTTTGAAGGCGTGGACAACGTGGAACGGCCCGGGCCTCCGCTTATCTGCATACCTACAACTGCCGGAACTGCGGCTGACATATCTCAATTCTGCATCATAAATGCCATTGAACGAAAAGTGAAGATAGCCATTGTTTCCAAAACAATGGTGCCTGATGTTGCGCTCATCGATCCGTTGTTGACCATAACCATGGATGAAAAACTGACCGCTTACACCGGACTGGATGCTCTGACACATGCCACCGAAGCCTATGCCTCAAATGCCGCCTCGGCCATCACCGATCTTAACGCTCTAGAAGCGGTCCGACTGATTAACACCCATCTCTTGACAGCCGTCAGAGAGCCAGACAATCTGGAAGCGCGAACAGGAATGATGCTTGCTTCGACTTATGCAGGTCTGGCCTTTTCAAATGCGATACTGGGCGCGGTTCACGCCATGGCTCACAGCCTCGGAGGCTTACTGGATCTCCCTCACGGCTTGTGTAACGCAATTTTGCTGGATCATGTGATAGAATACAATTTCGATGCAGCGTCACAAAAATATCTGAAACTCGGAGAGGCTCTGGGAACTCAAAACCCAACGAACGCCACACATGACGATATAAAAAGAAACACACTGGAAGCATTCAGAAGCCTCAAACAGGCCGTCGGTGTATCCGATAACCTGTGTGAACTGGGGATGTCGATTGAAGACCTACCGCTTCTGGCAGAGAATGCCCTTGCTGATGCCTGCATGCTAACCAACCCGAAACAACCCTCTGCCAATGAAATCATGGAAATCCTCAAAAAAGCCTGCTGACAAAAGACCTGACCCGGCTAATGAGCGTGAAAAACTTATAGGGCTTGGCAAACGGTCCATCAGCAAAAGCTATTACCCGGAACTCAAGACCCGACTTGAGGAGTTGGAACAATTTCGCGCCCTGCTCGACAGAGTCAACGACGCTATTTTCGTTGTGGACGCGGATACCGGTGTCACACTCGATATTTCAGGTTCGACCACCACCATGTTGGGCTGCGAAGCGGATATACTCGTAGGCAACAGTTTCAAGACCATCTTGCCGGAGCATATTCAACGGCACGCTAACAACCTTTTCCACAACAAAACCCAAAAGAT
This genomic window contains:
- the ercA gene encoding alcohol dehydrogenase-like regulatory protein ErcA, whose amino-acid sequence is MVENIFSELRKFVAPEFIFGAGAASLAGQYAANLSIKKPLVVTGPHLDALGISGQIIDSLTKEGVSSVLFSGVTPNPRDGEVMAGAEIFLMNGCDAIVAVGGGSPMDCAKAIGIVCTNDRHVLDFEGVDNVERPGPPLICIPTTAGTAADISQFCIINAIERKVKIAIVSKTMVPDVALIDPLLTITMDEKLTAYTGLDALTHATEAYASNAASAITDLNALEAVRLINTHLLTAVREPDNLEARTGMMLASTYAGLAFSNAILGAVHAMAHSLGGLLDLPHGLCNAILLDHVIEYNFDAASQKYLKLGEALGTQNPTNATHDDIKRNTLEAFRSLKQAVGVSDNLCELGMSIEDLPLLAENALADACMLTNPKQPSANEIMEILKKAC